One genomic segment of Natrialbaceae archaeon AArc-T1-2 includes these proteins:
- a CDS encoding DUF5518 domain-containing protein, with protein sequence MGVNWRAVLTGFVVSLVAGSISGPVSVGSGISIVVLYWGGIGLIGGLTAGYLAGGAASSGAVHGGIATAFGSLVLVTIVTVTTLLFSGLVASFGVLVLGALLLALYAIPGALGGVIGSWARHRRTAKATAGTRA encoded by the coding sequence ATGGGCGTCAACTGGAGAGCTGTTCTGACCGGATTCGTCGTGAGCCTCGTGGCAGGGTCTATCAGCGGCCCCGTCTCCGTCGGGTCAGGAATCTCGATCGTGGTGCTGTACTGGGGCGGAATCGGGCTGATCGGTGGTCTCACTGCCGGATACCTCGCTGGCGGAGCAGCGAGTTCCGGTGCGGTCCACGGCGGTATCGCGACCGCCTTCGGATCGCTAGTCCTGGTGACCATTGTGACGGTTACGACCCTGCTATTTTCGGGGCTCGTCGCATCGTTCGGTGTACTCGTCCTTGGGGCCCTCCTGCTTGCGTTGTACGCCATCCCCGGCGCGCTGGGTGGCGTGATCGGCTCGTGGGCAAGACACCGTCGGACCGCGAAAGCGACGGCCGGCACGCGAGCGTAA
- a CDS encoding glutaredoxin family protein, which produces MAETTDPPITFYRLQGCPFCERITRLLQAYDLSYRSRFVEPLHSRRDVVKRVAGVRTVPVIVDERTGVTMAESENIADYLETTYGGDGDPSADAAVADGGECR; this is translated from the coding sequence ATGGCCGAGACGACAGATCCGCCGATTACGTTCTACCGGCTCCAGGGCTGTCCGTTCTGTGAGCGCATCACCCGCCTGTTGCAGGCGTACGACCTGTCCTACCGCTCGCGGTTCGTCGAACCGCTGCACTCGCGACGCGACGTCGTCAAACGCGTCGCCGGCGTCCGGACCGTCCCCGTCATCGTCGACGAGCGAACCGGGGTTACGATGGCCGAAAGCGAGAACATCGCCGACTACCTCGAGACGACCTACGGCGGCGACGGGGACCCAAGCGCCGACGCGGCCGTCGCCGACGGCGGTGAGTGCCGATGA
- a CDS encoding redoxin domain-containing protein: protein MMEFDVVDLAPTSHPEPGDEAPDFTRPLVTPEYWEDRSLSELTDDGRVILVFTPMNRTFLATHTWEELKERGWDDREATVVGVSISTPYAHKRLIDEYDLPFPIFSDPANEVAETYGVGHDLDGMTGISEPRLAVFVLESDRTISHAWVADEWPEFPDYDEIEDALASA, encoded by the coding sequence ATGATGGAGTTCGACGTCGTCGATCTGGCTCCCACATCCCATCCCGAGCCCGGCGACGAGGCACCCGACTTCACCCGGCCGCTGGTCACCCCGGAGTACTGGGAGGACCGCTCGCTGTCCGAGCTTACGGACGACGGTCGCGTGATCCTCGTGTTCACGCCGATGAACCGCACCTTCCTCGCGACCCACACCTGGGAGGAGCTGAAAGAGCGGGGCTGGGACGACCGGGAGGCGACCGTCGTCGGCGTCTCTATCTCGACGCCGTACGCACACAAACGACTCATCGACGAGTACGACCTCCCGTTTCCGATCTTCTCTGACCCGGCCAACGAGGTCGCCGAGACCTACGGGGTCGGTCACGACCTCGACGGGATGACCGGCATCTCCGAGCCTCGACTCGCCGTCTTCGTCCTCGAGTCGGACAGGACCATCTCCCACGCCTGGGTGGCCGACGAGTGGCCCGAGTTCCCCGACTACGACGAGATCGAAGACGCCCTCGCGTCGGCGTGA
- a CDS encoding L-threonylcarbamoyladenylate synthase produces MNDLERATEAIQAGELVVYPTETVYGLGADATDSDAVDRVFAAKGRDRSNPVSLAVPSVPSALEYVRASDRERRFMAAFLPGPVTVLCRRREAVPTELVAGRDRVGVRVPDHQGALRFLERAGTAVTATSANVSGRDSARRVEELDPEIVEAAAVVLDGGETEGTESTVVDVSSGKIHRRGALAEEIETWLATS; encoded by the coding sequence ATGAACGACCTCGAGCGTGCAACGGAGGCGATCCAGGCCGGCGAACTCGTCGTCTACCCGACGGAGACGGTCTACGGTCTCGGTGCCGACGCCACCGACTCCGACGCCGTCGACCGTGTCTTCGCGGCGAAAGGCCGCGATCGATCGAACCCGGTCTCGCTCGCGGTCCCCTCGGTACCGTCGGCACTCGAGTACGTCCGCGCGAGCGACCGTGAACGTCGGTTCATGGCGGCGTTTCTCCCCGGCCCCGTGACGGTGCTCTGTCGACGCCGCGAGGCGGTTCCGACGGAACTGGTCGCCGGCCGCGACCGCGTCGGCGTCCGGGTTCCGGACCACCAGGGCGCGCTGCGCTTTCTCGAGCGAGCCGGGACCGCGGTGACGGCGACGAGCGCGAACGTCAGCGGGCGAGACAGCGCTCGTCGCGTCGAGGAACTCGATCCGGAGATCGTCGAGGCGGCGGCGGTCGTCCTCGACGGGGGCGAGACCGAGGGGACCGAGAGTACCGTCGTCGACGTCTCGAGCGGAAAGATTCACCGACGAGGTGCGTTAGCCGAGGAGATCGAAACCTGGCTCGCTACGAGCTGA
- a CDS encoding DUF5828 family protein, which produces MEESISGFKIRGDWGDVVEHGERVTHALRDEGVHDPDADYGARFARAFEEWDDWRPKSHETLEEDVSEKTAEQAHVEEGKGEKAGKEPDEDIKTAGEKLSESYEALEEEDTESAVDTWKESVDYVARAADTASRRALRRVEDTVYERVMTQLAPYYFDNELVSANIQQSGGDDREIFVFEVNVNDDELKDTVSDRLTEYEDEIDRWHIEVEKDTEAAEAVEGAEPPPEPDDDSQSMTN; this is translated from the coding sequence ATGGAAGAGAGCATCTCGGGATTCAAGATCCGTGGCGACTGGGGAGACGTCGTCGAACACGGCGAACGGGTCACGCACGCGCTCCGGGACGAAGGCGTCCACGATCCCGACGCGGACTACGGAGCCCGGTTCGCCCGCGCCTTCGAGGAGTGGGACGACTGGCGACCGAAGTCCCACGAGACCCTCGAGGAAGACGTCAGCGAGAAGACCGCCGAACAGGCACACGTCGAGGAAGGAAAAGGCGAGAAAGCCGGTAAAGAGCCCGACGAAGACATCAAAACCGCCGGCGAGAAACTCTCGGAGTCGTACGAAGCACTCGAGGAGGAAGATACCGAGAGCGCAGTCGACACCTGGAAGGAGTCGGTCGATTACGTCGCACGCGCTGCCGACACGGCTAGCCGGAGGGCGCTCCGTCGCGTCGAGGACACGGTCTACGAACGCGTGATGACTCAACTCGCGCCGTACTACTTCGACAACGAACTCGTCAGCGCCAACATCCAACAGTCCGGCGGGGACGACCGCGAGATATTCGTCTTCGAGGTCAACGTCAACGATGACGAGCTCAAAGACACCGTCTCCGATCGGCTGACCGAGTACGAAGACGAGATCGATCGCTGGCACATCGAGGTCGAGAAAGACACCGAGGCAGCCGAGGCCGTCGAGGGTGCCGAGCCGCCGCCCGAACCCGACGACGACTCACAGTCGATGACGAACTGA
- a CDS encoding hemolysin family protein → MVSALLGELVLATYDVPWLGVDVSRSAVTITGVVAVAVLIFLSGFFSSSEIAMFSLPKHRIEGMVEDGVTGAELVKELKDDPHRLLVTILVGNNIVNIAMSSIATALLSIYFGGLIGVILATFGITAIVLLFGESAPKSYAVENTESWALRIAKPLRITEYLLYPLIVLFDYLTRQVNKLTGSTGAIETPYVTRDEIQEMIESGEREGVLAEEEHEMLTRIFRFNNTIVKEVMTPRLDVTAVPKDADIDEAIETCIQSGHARLPVYEGSLDSIQGVVHIRDLVRDLNYGEGDDLELEDLIHPTLHVPESKNVDELLSEMRENRMHMAIVIDEFGTTEGIVTMEDMIEEIVGEILEGGEEEPIEEIDDRTVLVRGEVNIEDVNEALEVELPEGEEFETIAGFIFNRAGRLVEEGEEITFDGVRITVEDVENTRIMKARLTKLEESPATTEGDKVVEE, encoded by the coding sequence ATGGTGTCGGCTCTACTCGGCGAGTTGGTACTGGCGACGTACGACGTTCCCTGGCTGGGCGTCGACGTCAGCCGGTCTGCGGTGACGATTACGGGCGTGGTAGCTGTCGCCGTGCTCATCTTTCTCTCCGGCTTTTTCTCCTCGTCGGAGATCGCGATGTTCTCGCTGCCGAAACACCGCATCGAGGGGATGGTCGAGGACGGGGTTACAGGTGCCGAACTCGTCAAAGAGCTCAAAGACGACCCACACCGGCTGCTCGTGACGATCCTCGTCGGAAACAACATCGTCAACATCGCGATGTCGTCGATCGCGACGGCGCTTCTGTCGATTTACTTCGGCGGACTGATCGGTGTCATCCTCGCGACGTTCGGGATCACCGCGATCGTGTTGCTGTTCGGTGAGAGCGCACCGAAGTCCTACGCCGTCGAGAACACCGAGTCGTGGGCGCTCCGGATCGCGAAGCCGCTTCGCATCACCGAGTACCTGCTGTATCCGCTCATCGTCCTCTTCGATTACCTCACCCGGCAGGTGAACAAGCTCACGGGATCGACGGGGGCGATCGAGACGCCCTACGTCACCCGCGACGAGATTCAGGAGATGATCGAGTCCGGCGAGCGCGAGGGGGTCCTGGCGGAGGAAGAACACGAGATGCTCACGCGGATCTTTCGGTTCAACAACACCATCGTCAAGGAGGTGATGACGCCCCGGCTCGACGTGACCGCGGTGCCGAAAGATGCCGACATCGACGAGGCCATCGAGACCTGTATTCAAAGCGGCCACGCCCGCCTGCCCGTCTACGAGGGGAGTCTCGACAGCATCCAGGGCGTCGTCCACATTCGAGACCTCGTGCGCGATCTCAACTACGGCGAGGGCGACGACCTCGAGCTCGAAGACCTCATCCACCCGACGCTGCACGTCCCCGAGTCGAAAAACGTCGACGAACTGCTCTCCGAGATGCGGGAAAACCGGATGCACATGGCGATCGTCATCGACGAGTTCGGCACCACCGAGGGGATCGTCACGATGGAGGATATGATCGAGGAGATCGTCGGCGAGATCCTAGAGGGCGGCGAGGAAGAGCCTATCGAGGAGATCGACGACCGGACCGTCTTGGTCCGTGGCGAGGTCAACATCGAGGACGTCAACGAGGCACTCGAGGTCGAGTTGCCGGAAGGCGAGGAGTTCGAGACGATCGCCGGCTTCATCTTCAACCGTGCGGGCCGACTCGTCGAGGAGGGCGAGGAGATCACCTTCGACGGCGTTCGGATCACGGTCGAAGACGTCGAGAACACCCGGATCATGAAAGCGCGACTGACGAAACTCGAGGAATCCCCGGCCACGACGGAAGGCGACAAAGTCGTCGAAGAGTAG
- a CDS encoding sodium:solute symporter family protein: MTAALQIGIVLAYMLIALAVGLVAYRLAERTAEDFYLASRTFGTIVLLFTTFATLLSAFTFFAGPNIAYHQGPEWILVMGLMDGIIFAILWYVIGYKQWLLGRQHGYVTLGEMLGDRFGSPALRALIAVVGLLWLFPYVMLQQVGAGTALEALTEGAVSYGVGAGLITVFMILYVVVAGMRGIAWTDTLQGAFMLVVTWVALIWVLAAVGGPGVATAELEAAAPGHLTFGSDFYTPQWMLSTAITIGFGVAMFPQVNQRFFAAGSKTVLKRSFALWPILCLLLFLPAFMLGAWGRGLGVEVPEGGNVLPAVLAEYTPVWFVALVIAGAMAAMMSSSDSMLLSGSSYFTRDIYRPFVDRGVSARREDTIARVGVAVFATAAFVASLYNPATLFELGDAAFSGFAQLALPVMVALYWRRTTRAGITVGIVASQLFYLTALFIESIVAVITALGSVVGTFPASALIAVLEFVFRASYAGWTPGIVGMLLGLILTVGVSALTSPAADERQARYFEGLGAD; this comes from the coding sequence GTGACCGCTGCGCTTCAGATCGGGATCGTCCTGGCGTACATGCTGATCGCGCTGGCGGTCGGACTCGTCGCCTACCGCCTCGCCGAACGCACGGCCGAGGACTTCTACCTCGCGAGTCGGACCTTCGGCACGATCGTTCTCCTGTTTACGACGTTCGCGACGCTGCTGTCCGCATTTACCTTCTTCGCCGGGCCGAACATCGCCTACCACCAGGGTCCCGAGTGGATTCTCGTGATGGGGCTGATGGACGGGATCATCTTCGCGATCCTCTGGTACGTGATCGGCTACAAACAGTGGTTACTCGGCAGACAGCACGGCTACGTCACCCTCGGCGAGATGCTCGGCGACCGGTTCGGCTCGCCGGCGTTGCGCGCCCTGATTGCCGTCGTCGGCCTCCTGTGGCTGTTTCCCTACGTGATGCTCCAGCAGGTCGGGGCCGGCACCGCACTCGAGGCGCTGACCGAGGGTGCGGTCTCTTACGGCGTCGGGGCCGGGCTCATCACCGTCTTCATGATCCTCTACGTCGTCGTCGCCGGGATGCGTGGCATCGCCTGGACCGACACGCTCCAGGGCGCGTTCATGCTCGTCGTCACCTGGGTTGCGCTGATCTGGGTGCTTGCCGCCGTCGGCGGCCCCGGCGTCGCCACGGCCGAACTCGAGGCCGCCGCGCCGGGTCACCTCACCTTCGGGAGCGACTTCTACACGCCCCAGTGGATGCTCTCGACGGCGATCACGATCGGCTTCGGCGTCGCGATGTTCCCACAGGTGAACCAGCGCTTTTTCGCGGCCGGATCGAAGACGGTGCTCAAACGGTCGTTCGCGCTCTGGCCGATTCTCTGTCTCCTGTTGTTCCTCCCGGCGTTCATGCTCGGCGCGTGGGGACGCGGACTCGGCGTCGAGGTCCCCGAAGGCGGCAACGTCTTGCCCGCCGTTCTCGCCGAGTACACGCCCGTCTGGTTCGTCGCGCTCGTCATCGCCGGCGCGATGGCCGCGATGATGTCCTCTTCGGACTCGATGTTGCTCTCGGGCTCGTCGTATTTCACCCGAGACATCTACCGGCCGTTCGTCGATCGGGGGGTCTCCGCCCGCCGTGAGGACACGATCGCCCGGGTCGGTGTCGCCGTTTTCGCGACCGCCGCCTTCGTCGCGAGTCTGTACAACCCCGCCACGCTGTTCGAACTCGGCGACGCCGCCTTCTCCGGGTTCGCCCAGCTCGCGCTCCCGGTGATGGTCGCGCTCTACTGGCGACGGACGACCCGTGCCGGGATCACCGTCGGGATCGTCGCCAGCCAGCTGTTTTACCTCACGGCGCTGTTTATCGAATCAATCGTCGCCGTGATTACAGCCCTCGGCAGCGTCGTCGGTACCTTCCCCGCCAGCGCGCTGATCGCCGTCCTCGAGTTCGTCTTCCGTGCGAGTTACGCCGGCTGGACGCCCGGCATCGTCGGCATGCTGCTCGGACTGATCCTCACGGTCGGGGTTTCGGCGCTGACGTCGCCTGCCGCCGACGAACGACAGGCGCGGTACTTCGAGGGGCTGGGCGCGGACTGA
- a CDS encoding inorganic phosphate transporter — translation MVDVATLGTFAVAAIASLFMAWSIGAGSSGSTPFAPAVGANAISVMRAGFIVGILGFAGAVLQGANVSEAVGAELIGGVTLSPVAATIGLTIAAILVAFGVFTGYPIATAFTVTGAVIGVGLAMGGDPAWAKYTEIAALWILTPFIGGGIAYAIARTLRVEPLPEQFLILALAAIVGALVANIEFAVLGPPDAGASIALELAGWLPVSQLPGVVAVTVTIAALWALALWFDLRGGIERAERHFLLVLGGLVAFSAGGSQVGLAIGPLLPLSGDVGLPMIALLVGGGFGLLVGSWTGAPRMIKAISQDYSSLGPRRSIAALIPSFIIAQTAVLFGIPVSFNEIIVSSIIGSGYAADTGGGVSASKMGYTVLAWVLSLALSLGVGYAGYATVSAIL, via the coding sequence ATGGTCGACGTCGCGACGCTGGGAACCTTCGCCGTGGCCGCGATTGCGAGTCTCTTCATGGCGTGGTCGATCGGAGCAGGATCGTCCGGATCGACGCCGTTTGCGCCGGCGGTCGGCGCGAACGCGATCTCGGTGATGCGAGCGGGGTTCATCGTCGGTATTCTCGGGTTTGCAGGAGCAGTGTTACAGGGTGCGAACGTCTCCGAGGCAGTCGGAGCCGAACTCATCGGCGGCGTGACGCTGTCGCCGGTTGCGGCGACGATCGGACTGACGATCGCCGCGATCCTCGTGGCGTTCGGGGTCTTCACCGGCTACCCGATCGCGACGGCGTTTACCGTCACGGGCGCGGTGATCGGCGTCGGGTTGGCGATGGGCGGCGACCCGGCGTGGGCGAAGTACACCGAAATCGCCGCGTTGTGGATACTGACGCCGTTTATCGGTGGTGGTATCGCCTACGCCATCGCCCGAACGCTACGGGTAGAGCCGCTCCCGGAACAGTTCCTGATCCTCGCCCTCGCGGCGATCGTCGGCGCGCTCGTCGCGAACATCGAGTTTGCAGTGCTCGGACCGCCGGACGCCGGTGCCTCGATCGCACTCGAGCTTGCGGGTTGGCTCCCCGTCTCACAGCTTCCTGGCGTCGTCGCCGTCACCGTGACGATTGCGGCGCTTTGGGCGCTTGCACTCTGGTTCGACCTCCGTGGCGGCATCGAACGGGCCGAGCGACACTTCCTGCTCGTTCTCGGCGGGCTCGTGGCGTTCTCCGCGGGCGGCAGCCAGGTCGGGCTCGCGATCGGACCGTTGTTGCCGCTGTCGGGCGACGTCGGCCTCCCCATGATCGCCTTGCTCGTCGGTGGCGGCTTCGGTCTGCTCGTCGGCTCCTGGACCGGTGCACCGCGAATGATCAAAGCGATCTCGCAAGATTACTCCTCGCTCGGTCCTCGACGGTCGATCGCCGCACTCATTCCCTCGTTTATCATCGCTCAGACGGCCGTTCTCTTCGGCATCCCCGTCTCGTTCAACGAGATCATCGTTAGCTCGATCATCGGAAGCGGCTACGCCGCCGATACGGGAGGCGGTGTCAGCGCGAGCAAGATGGGCTACACCGTCCTCGCGTGGGTACTTTCGCTCGCCCTCTCGCTCGGGGTCGGCTACGCGGGGTACGCAACTGTAAGCGCGATCTTGTGA